The Amblyomma americanum isolate KBUSLIRL-KWMA chromosome 5, ASM5285725v1, whole genome shotgun sequence genome window below encodes:
- the LOC144134156 gene encoding uncharacterized protein LOC144134156 codes for MPLLAIRSAISVVFTANVPVVCYSSVARVQNSQCCQVLVLSDYKVKPSVARPASVLEYYNKNWRSNKDEWHKGPQFLAGSFNTRNNHHESINAKLKRTPTTMQQEWDHMAAHSVYKCPAHLDVEEPLQQYQLTLTPYAFPFVKQQDEQSKNVTVKANCQDQWRCQSSCGETVTLHSCTCSFKLSMMLPCHHILAVRRAEGLSLYEGKLCSERWSKKYYHCKQRLFTIEPPNTPTISVTPVAKKPRPMTQQQKYKAVFPLCKYLAELASVECNDQYLKRVQALKLLIKECTEADSASDCSFSSSPFPEEHEGNEAPVTLSEHPDIVSPIFEDESAPSPVKIASKLLLEMVPGHVPPFNEAEKAAAVMSPSPVITVKSDDSTETANAAELSTIQMPKKIKPRGLPVGSAVTVIGLPKRKKVPKAFSDISKAEKQKKILGWLVGDRNARLALEQEVCLGE; via the exons ATGCCATTGCTCGCAATCCGCAGCGCCATCAGTGTGGTGTTTACTGCGA ATGTACCCGTCGTCTGCTATTCCAGTGTTGCCAGAGTACAAAATTCCCAGTGTTGCCAGGTTCTTGTGCTGTCAGACTACAAGGTCAAACCCAGTGTGGCCAGACCAGCATCTGTACTGGAGTACTATAACAAAAATTGGCGCAGCAATAAGGATGAATGGCACAAAGGACCACAGTTTTTAGCTGGGAGCTTTAATACAAGAAACAACCACCACGAGAGCATTAATGCAAAACTAAAGAGG ACTCCAACCACAATGCAGCAAGAGTGGGACCACATGGCTGCACATTCGGTATATAAATGTCCCGCACATTTGGATGTGGAGGAGCCTCTCCAGCAGTATCAGCTGACTCTGACGCCCTATGCTTTTCCGTTCGTTAAGCAGCAAGATGAGCAGTCAAAGAATGTTACTGTCAAAGCCAACTGCCAAGATCAGTGGCGATGCCAGTCAAGCTGTGGTGAAACTGTAACATTGCACAGCTGCACTTGCTCATTTAAGCTTTCAATGATGCTGCCCTGTCATCACATCCTTGCAGTAAGGAGAGCTGAAGGCCTTAGTCTTTATGAAGGAAAGCTATGTAGTGAAAGGTGGAGCAAAAAATATTACCATTGCAAACAACGATTGTTCACAATAGAGCCACCAAACACTCCAACCATATCTGTCACACCAGTTGCGAAAAAGCCAAGGCCAATGACACAGCAGCAAAAGTACAAAGCTGTGTTTCCACTCTGCAAGTACTTGGCTGAGCTGGCATCAGTGGAATGCAATGATCAGTATTTGAAGCGTGTACAAGCTTTAAAGCTGCTGATAAAGGAG TGCACTGAAGCAGACTCGGCATCAGATTGTTCTTTTAGCTCTTCTCCATTTCCAGAAGAACATGAAGGGAACGAAGCGCCGGTCACTCTCTCGGAGCACCCTGACATAGTTAGTCCTATTTTTGAAGACGAATCAGCCCCAAGCCCAGTGAAAATTGCAAGTAAGCTACTGCTGGAAATGGTACCTGGCCATGTGCCACCGTTCAATGAAGCTGAGAAAGCGGCAGCAGTAATGTCTCCAAGCCCTGTGATTACAGTTAAGTCAGATGATAGTACTGAGACAGCAAACGCTGCAGAGCTGAGTACAATCCAAATGCCTAAAAAGATTAAACCTCGTGGTTTGCCAGTGGGGTCTGCAGTCACTGTAATTGGACTGCCTAAAAGGAAGAAAGTTCCAAAAGCCTTCTCTGATATCAGTAAAgctgagaaacaaaagaaaattctTGGTTGGCTGGTTGGAGACAGAAACGCCAGACTTGCCTTGGAACAAGAAGTTTGCCTGGGTGAGTGA